One Argonema galeatum A003/A1 DNA window includes the following coding sequences:
- a CDS encoding response regulator, whose protein sequence is MQGTLSEIDIRSILQLIELGQRTGYLEVEAFGGENATRTLGSIGLYRDPKTRSKEHFWIVFFLNGQIAYAANGDNSLSRLRDYVRRYKVDAALDNVSVPSIATINAPEYGYLWNLLETHIVTPAQGRSIIQSMVRETLFDLLGLRNGSFIFEIGPALEPQLTTLEIGPLVTHIMKQVQEWKQFHPHIQSPDQCPVIVDPAQLRHKLPENTFKILEHWADGKTSIRQMARYLNREILPVARAIYPYIQQGWVQLLYPATAATASNRELTPYPETGVPRIVFIDDGIATCKAVEYTLKQYGYAVAAIDNPLKALSLVFQIKPDLILCDIAMPDLDGFEICAMLRRSTAFRQTPIVMLTGKDGFIDRVKARMVGATDYLTKPFGDSELLMLVEKYVGPCNPNLSQRAQLSLDALEEEIAEIDTSTAKP, encoded by the coding sequence ATGCAGGGAACGTTGAGTGAAATTGATATCCGCAGTATTCTGCAACTTATAGAGTTGGGTCAGCGAACAGGGTACTTAGAAGTAGAGGCGTTCGGTGGCGAAAACGCTACGCGCACGCTAGGCTCGATCGGTCTGTACCGCGATCCCAAGACGCGATCGAAGGAGCATTTTTGGATTGTATTTTTCCTCAACGGTCAAATTGCCTATGCAGCGAACGGCGATAACAGTTTATCGCGCCTGCGCGACTACGTGCGTCGCTATAAGGTAGACGCTGCCCTAGACAACGTAAGCGTTCCATCCATAGCCACGATAAATGCGCCCGAATATGGCTACTTGTGGAATTTGCTGGAAACGCACATCGTTACCCCCGCTCAAGGGCGCAGCATCATCCAAAGCATGGTGCGCGAAACCCTTTTTGACCTCCTGGGCTTACGCAATGGTTCATTTATCTTTGAAATTGGCCCCGCTCTGGAACCGCAACTGACAACCCTGGAAATTGGCCCTCTTGTGACCCACATCATGAAACAGGTGCAGGAGTGGAAGCAGTTTCACCCCCACATCCAGTCTCCCGATCAATGTCCGGTCATTGTAGACCCAGCCCAATTACGCCACAAACTGCCAGAAAATACCTTTAAAATCCTAGAGCATTGGGCTGACGGCAAAACTTCCATTCGCCAAATGGCTCGCTATCTAAATCGAGAAATTTTGCCAGTAGCGCGAGCCATTTATCCTTACATACAGCAGGGCTGGGTGCAACTGCTCTACCCCGCCACAGCTGCTACTGCTTCCAACCGAGAATTGACACCGTACCCCGAAACCGGAGTACCCCGCATTGTCTTTATTGATGATGGTATTGCCACTTGTAAAGCAGTAGAGTATACCCTAAAACAGTATGGTTACGCAGTTGCTGCGATCGACAATCCCTTGAAGGCTCTCAGTTTAGTCTTTCAAATCAAGCCAGACTTAATTCTTTGCGATATAGCCATGCCCGATCTGGATGGATTTGAGATTTGTGCCATGTTGCGTCGCTCCACAGCCTTCCGGCAAACACCAATCGTTATGCTCACCGGCAAAGATGGCTTTATCGATCGAGTCAAAGCGCGTATGGTTGGGGCGACAGACTACCTCACAAAGCCGTTTGGCGACAGCGAGTTATTGATGCTCGTGGAGAAATATGTTGGCCCCTGTAACCCCAACCTATCCCAAAGAGCCCAATTGTCTCTTGATGCGCTAGAAGAGGAGATAGCAGAAATTGATACTAGCACCGCTAAACCCTAG
- a CDS encoding RNA-guided endonuclease InsQ/TnpB family protein, which translates to MLHKVIQVRLYPTKEQQQQLAQTFGCARWWWNLALNKSIQVYKETGKGLGRSALNALLPGLKKAEETRWLADCYSQVLQATTLNLTTAYKNFFEKRAGFPKFKSKHGKQSIQYPQNVKIVDGNIQLPGNIGIVKAKIHRPIEGKIKTVTVSQTPSGKYLASVLIEVEGENLTTTTEGKIYGIDLGLKHFAVVTDGEKVSKYDNPKHLAKYEKNLKRKQQKLARKQKGSNSRSKSRKVVAKVYERISNSRQDFLHKLSYKLVSDSQAVIVENLHVKSMVRNPNLAKAISDVGWGTFVNFLAYKLERKGGRLIEVDRWFPSSKICSHCFHQVSEMPLDVREWTCPHCGTHHDRDGNAAINIRSEGIRMLKADGSAVSAVGGEVRPKLGRKSKLRHSPLSTEAHVIVGTPI; encoded by the coding sequence GTGCTGCACAAAGTCATTCAAGTCCGATTATACCCAACAAAAGAACAACAGCAACAATTAGCGCAAACATTTGGATGTGCTAGATGGTGGTGGAATTTGGCTCTAAATAAATCAATTCAAGTTTACAAAGAAACGGGTAAAGGACTTGGAAGGTCTGCACTCAACGCACTTCTACCAGGACTCAAAAAGGCTGAAGAGACTAGATGGTTAGCTGATTGTTATAGTCAAGTTTTACAAGCAACAACACTCAACTTAACCACAGCGTACAAGAACTTTTTTGAGAAACGTGCCGGATTTCCTAAATTTAAATCTAAGCATGGTAAACAATCAATTCAATATCCTCAAAATGTCAAAATTGTAGATGGGAATATCCAACTTCCAGGCAATATTGGCATAGTCAAAGCCAAGATACATAGACCAATTGAAGGAAAAATAAAGACTGTTACTGTCAGCCAAACCCCGTCAGGAAAATATTTGGCATCCGTCCTGATTGAAGTTGAAGGTGAAAATCTCACCACAACAACAGAAGGTAAGATTTACGGCATTGATTTGGGATTGAAACACTTTGCCGTGGTCACCGATGGTGAGAAAGTGTCTAAATATGACAATCCTAAACATCTGGCCAAGTATGAAAAAAACCTCAAACGCAAACAACAAAAATTAGCACGTAAGCAAAAAGGGAGTAATTCACGATCCAAGTCCAGAAAAGTAGTTGCCAAGGTGTACGAACGGATTAGTAATTCACGGCAAGATTTTCTACATAAACTTAGTTATAAGTTGGTCAGCGATAGCCAAGCTGTCATCGTAGAAAATCTTCATGTCAAGAGCATGGTTCGTAATCCCAATTTGGCGAAAGCAATATCTGATGTTGGATGGGGAACGTTTGTCAACTTTTTAGCCTATAAGCTAGAGCGTAAAGGTGGAAGATTAATTGAAGTTGATAGGTGGTTTCCTAGTTCTAAAATTTGTTCTCATTGTTTCCATCAAGTAAGTGAAATGCCATTAGATGTGAGGGAATGGACTTGCCCTCATTGCGGTACTCATCATGATAGGGATGGAAATGCGGCGATAAATATTAGATCTGAAGGCATCAGAATGCTAAAGGCGGATGGTTCAGCCGTCTCTGCTGTAGGAGGGGAGGTAAGACCAAAACTCGGACGAAAGTCTAAGCTGCGGCACTCGCCTTTGAGTACAGAAGCTCACGTTATAGTCGGTACTCCGATTTGA
- the hmpF gene encoding pilus motility taxis protein HmpF, translating into MLYLAEVQKQKQLMSVKTDLKLLACQRGESWSPVPGEEVIPAPPDEANKYSEGVLVLVEMSANRQVQRINPGRELVAILQNFSRLQEKYKNKEEEIEQWKESLTYQAQELNRREMEIQARQEQLEQMEGEFERLEQQKLEIDSGREEAQRLREEIDRNRQELEGAWAHLRGEQERVKQLEVEFQPKASLDDDQAHSIQELLKRMYETIASPEPIQAQLNLALEIVGQQQADLNKHWEQLEQQRTNAQVLQDRVETQGNNLQNRWQQWQQDRENLAQARLKLMVQQKDLELKQEQAQRLSLQLRGHEDLLQQVQRMAAMSSDVKIGQQIDVQALERISLQELQVMVQNQKQELEKAKRFLSDQEEELELQRETIAELQQKIQGASDYNRANLQAELADEQDRYQILDDSVVGSRRTVREQEEVFSQHVRVRRRRQGMPEDDVQDNQKVDLGPVLAQLEASRQQQAEELQKLERDIEQMRLNIQQAKGMIDHQDREHENQRQELQTSEQNLLPQRTSVAENWGRLKLYEEILQPSQDKLNDLRQKLDALAGILGQIRETGDYQHHAIAEMRKIFFSIMPSHLQQELVAS; encoded by the coding sequence GTGCTGTATCTAGCGGAAGTACAGAAACAGAAACAGTTAATGAGTGTCAAGACTGACCTCAAACTGCTAGCTTGTCAGCGGGGGGAAAGCTGGAGCCCAGTGCCGGGTGAGGAAGTGATTCCCGCTCCCCCTGATGAAGCTAATAAATATAGCGAGGGTGTATTGGTACTGGTTGAGATGTCGGCAAATCGACAGGTGCAACGCATTAACCCTGGGCGCGAATTAGTTGCTATTTTGCAAAATTTCTCTCGGCTGCAAGAAAAGTATAAGAATAAGGAAGAAGAAATCGAACAGTGGAAGGAGTCTCTGACGTATCAGGCTCAGGAGCTGAATCGTCGGGAGATGGAAATCCAGGCAAGGCAAGAACAGCTCGAACAAATGGAGGGGGAGTTTGAACGGTTGGAGCAGCAAAAGCTGGAAATTGACAGCGGTCGGGAGGAGGCCCAGCGACTGCGGGAAGAGATTGACCGGAACCGTCAGGAGCTAGAAGGGGCCTGGGCTCACTTACGGGGGGAGCAGGAGCGGGTAAAGCAGCTGGAGGTAGAGTTTCAGCCGAAGGCTTCGCTCGATGACGATCAGGCTCACAGTATACAAGAGTTGCTCAAGAGGATGTATGAGACGATCGCATCGCCAGAACCAATACAGGCACAACTAAATTTGGCGCTTGAGATAGTAGGACAACAGCAGGCAGATCTGAACAAACACTGGGAGCAACTGGAGCAACAACGAACGAATGCTCAGGTTCTGCAAGATCGAGTTGAAACTCAAGGTAACAATCTCCAAAATCGCTGGCAACAGTGGCAGCAAGACCGGGAAAATTTGGCGCAGGCACGCTTAAAGCTGATGGTACAGCAGAAGGATCTGGAACTGAAGCAGGAGCAAGCTCAAAGGCTGAGTCTTCAGTTGCGGGGTCATGAAGATTTGCTTCAACAAGTTCAGCGCATGGCAGCAATGTCTTCTGATGTTAAGATCGGTCAGCAAATTGATGTTCAAGCTCTAGAGCGAATTTCTTTGCAAGAACTCCAGGTAATGGTGCAAAATCAGAAGCAGGAGTTGGAAAAGGCGAAGCGCTTTCTGAGCGACCAGGAAGAAGAGCTGGAATTGCAGCGGGAGACTATTGCAGAATTGCAACAGAAAATTCAAGGGGCTAGCGATTACAATCGCGCAAACTTGCAAGCGGAACTCGCAGATGAGCAAGACCGCTACCAAATACTTGACGACTCGGTTGTAGGTTCCCGCCGTACTGTGCGGGAGCAAGAAGAAGTTTTCAGTCAGCACGTTAGGGTGCGGCGACGTCGGCAAGGAATGCCGGAAGATGATGTACAAGACAATCAAAAGGTCGATCTCGGCCCAGTGCTGGCGCAGCTTGAAGCTTCTCGCCAACAACAGGCTGAGGAACTCCAAAAGCTGGAAAGGGATATTGAGCAGATGCGCTTGAATATTCAGCAAGCTAAGGGCATGATCGATCATCAGGATCGAGAACATGAGAACCAGCGCCAGGAATTGCAAACCAGCGAGCAGAATTTGCTTCCCCAGCGGACATCGGTAGCTGAAAATTGGGGTCGGTTGAAGCTTTATGAAGAAATTTTACAGCCGAGCCAGGATAAGCTGAACGATCTGCGACAGAAGTTGGACGCTCTAGCCGGGATACTGGGTCAGATCCGGGAAACTGGTGATTATCAGCATCATGCTATTGCTGAAATGCGAAAAATTTTCTTTAGCATCATGCCCAGCCATTTACAACAAGAATTGGTAGCGTCTTAA
- the tilS gene encoding tRNA lysidine(34) synthetase TilS, whose product MAERSFWTDLHAHIHRILRQRQLLPQKQRLLVAVSGGQDSLCLAKLLLDLQPKWGWHLAIAHCDHRWRQDSEANANHVEKLAKTWQLAFWCQTADQVLKSEAAAREWRYQALSALAQQHDYPYILTGHTGSDRAETLLYNLIRGSGADGLQSLTWQRPLADRVKLVRPLLEVTRTQTGKFCEEMQLPVWEDSTNQDLKYARNRIRHNIIPYLQQHFNPQVEQALAQTAELLQAEVQYLEDAAHQLLQQATELLSREAEELLSRGAGENDRSPIMSRLNRLVVQNAPLALQRRVMRQFLQQELASAPSFDQVEKLTALITSPNRSRTDPFPGGAIAEVDDDWICFKVKS is encoded by the coding sequence ATGGCTGAACGTTCATTTTGGACAGATCTCCACGCCCACATACATCGAATTCTGCGTCAACGCCAACTATTGCCGCAAAAACAGCGGTTATTAGTAGCTGTATCTGGGGGACAAGATTCTCTTTGCTTAGCGAAATTATTATTAGATTTACAACCAAAATGGGGATGGCATCTGGCAATTGCCCATTGCGATCACCGCTGGCGTCAAGACTCGGAAGCTAATGCCAACCATGTCGAAAAACTAGCTAAAACTTGGCAATTAGCTTTCTGGTGCCAAACAGCTGACCAAGTTCTCAAAAGTGAAGCGGCGGCGCGAGAGTGGCGTTATCAAGCTTTAAGCGCTTTAGCCCAACAACACGACTACCCTTACATCCTCACAGGTCACACAGGCAGCGATCGGGCCGAAACTCTACTTTACAACTTAATTCGCGGCAGCGGTGCAGATGGCTTGCAGAGCCTTACCTGGCAACGTCCTCTCGCCGATCGAGTAAAACTGGTGCGTCCGCTTTTAGAAGTCACTCGTACCCAAACAGGCAAATTCTGCGAGGAAATGCAACTTCCCGTTTGGGAAGATTCCACTAACCAAGATTTGAAATATGCCCGTAACCGGATTCGGCATAATATCATACCATATCTGCAACAGCACTTCAACCCTCAAGTCGAGCAAGCCTTAGCCCAAACAGCCGAACTTTTACAAGCGGAAGTACAATATTTAGAAGATGCCGCCCACCAACTGCTGCAACAGGCAACAGAGCTCTTGAGCAGAGAAGCAGAGGAGCTCTTGAGCAGGGGAGCAGGGGAAAACGATCGATCGCCAATTATGAGTCGCCTAAATCGCCTTGTCGTGCAGAATGCACCTCTAGCCCTGCAACGCCGGGTCATGCGCCAATTTCTGCAACAAGAGTTAGCGTCCGCCCCTAGCTTCGACCAGGTAGAAAAACTGACCGCCCTAATTACATCTCCTAACCGCTCTCGCACTGACCCATTTCCAGGAGGTGCGATCGCAGAAGTTGACGACGATTGGATCTGTTTTAAAGTCAAAAGTTAA
- a CDS encoding response regulator, which yields MITVLLVDDSPTVRTMVSDLLKSKGVQVIEACDGIDAIEKMQAKCPDLVITDIVMPRMNGYELCRWVKNNFKEQNIPVLMCTSKSEQFDHYWGLKQGADAYITKPFQPADLIQTMKKLLKKVTNQ from the coding sequence ATGATTACAGTTCTGCTTGTAGATGACAGTCCCACCGTCCGAACAATGGTTTCCGATTTGCTCAAAAGCAAAGGAGTACAAGTTATTGAGGCGTGTGACGGCATCGATGCAATCGAAAAAATGCAAGCTAAATGCCCAGATTTAGTGATAACCGATATCGTTATGCCCCGGATGAACGGCTACGAACTCTGCCGTTGGGTCAAAAATAACTTCAAAGAACAGAATATACCTGTGCTAATGTGTACCAGTAAGAGCGAACAGTTCGATCATTACTGGGGCCTCAAGCAAGGTGCAGATGCCTATATAACTAAACCTTTTCAGCCAGCCGACTTAATTCAAACAATGAAGAAACTACTGAAAAAGGTAACTAATCAATAG
- the ccsB gene encoding c-type cytochrome biogenesis protein CcsB: protein MDLVVFQNWLDNASFALLFITMLIYWVGAAFPSIPYLPALGTAGMAIANMSIASLLGARWLEAGYFPLSNLYESLFFLTWGITAVHLIAENMSRSRLVGVATAPVAMSITAFATMTLPAPMQSAEPLVPALKSNWLMMHVSVMMLSYAALMVGSLLAIAFLVVTRGQNIELKGSSVGTGGFRSDRYQLRRSGELVSLSSAATLEQISSFIPPVNGGERGGVNLNGSAQTAVLNKVQTKPTQKVQPAELLSPQRLNLAETLDNISYRTIGLGFPLLTIGIIAGAVWANEAWGSYWSWDPKETWALITWLIFAAYLHARITRGWQGRRPAILATTGFAVVWVCYLGVNLLGKGLHSYGWFF from the coding sequence ATGGATTTGGTTGTATTCCAGAATTGGCTGGACAACGCAAGCTTTGCCTTGCTATTTATCACGATGCTGATTTATTGGGTCGGCGCAGCTTTTCCTAGCATCCCTTATTTACCCGCCTTGGGAACAGCTGGGATGGCGATCGCAAATATGAGCATAGCTTCTTTGCTAGGGGCACGCTGGCTAGAAGCGGGCTACTTTCCATTGAGCAATTTGTATGAATCCCTCTTTTTCCTGACTTGGGGAATCACCGCAGTCCATCTGATTGCCGAAAATATGAGCCGCAGCCGCTTGGTAGGCGTCGCTACGGCACCCGTAGCAATGAGCATCACGGCATTTGCCACGATGACCCTACCAGCGCCCATGCAGTCAGCAGAACCGCTTGTACCCGCACTCAAATCCAATTGGCTGATGATGCACGTCAGCGTCATGATGCTCAGTTATGCCGCTTTGATGGTGGGGTCGCTGCTAGCGATCGCATTTCTGGTCGTCACTCGCGGACAAAACATCGAACTCAAAGGTAGTTCCGTAGGCACCGGCGGCTTTCGCAGCGATCGCTACCAGTTGCGCCGTTCTGGAGAATTGGTATCCTTAAGCTCGGCAGCTACTCTTGAACAAATCTCCTCTTTCATCCCCCCCGTCAACGGGGGGGAAAGAGGGGGGGTTAACCTCAACGGCAGCGCCCAAACAGCTGTTCTCAACAAGGTACAAACCAAACCGACGCAAAAAGTCCAGCCAGCCGAATTACTTTCGCCTCAACGCCTCAACCTAGCTGAAACCCTCGATAATATCAGCTACCGCACGATCGGGCTAGGATTTCCCCTCCTGACAATTGGCATTATCGCCGGTGCCGTCTGGGCTAACGAAGCCTGGGGTTCCTACTGGAGTTGGGACCCCAAAGAAACTTGGGCACTCATCACTTGGCTCATATTTGCCGCCTATCTCCATGCCCGGATCACTCGCGGTTGGCAAGGTAGGCGTCCAGCCATTTTGGCCACAACCGGCTTCGCCGTAGTCTGGGTTTGCTATCTCGGCGTTAATCTCTTAGGCAAAGGATTACACAGCTACGGTTGGTTTTTTTAA
- a CDS encoding DUF3352 domain-containing protein, giving the protein MIKGKKPSLLLTLGTTALLIGGGATAYWVLSQRAQLSGILPAGANVVPQDALVALSVSTNPDRWQQLHEFGTKESQAGFDRTLSNLRDRFLAPNGYNYQQDIQSWAGKEVTIAFLSQQTKSPEGKLTQQPSKPEPDKQSVVIVLPIDDPVRAIKLLEQPNSPLKQGNWVDRTYKGVQIKEIKVRSTENYSATVLDRRFLVITTDSKATDRAIDTYLGGASLATTPGYSQALEQIKADRPFAKLYVNIPAAASVAKNFQQQVSPQGFVELQQQQGLATTITLEKEGIRFKSISWLKPNSQKKYAVKNEAGIMPKLLPADTLMMMSGGNLKQFWQEYVQGAESNPITPFKPQELRNLVKNFSNLDLDRDLVAWMGGEFSLCLIPFPQQSSSDSPSLNSGAGVVFMVKASDRSLAEKSLQQFDRALANKYNLKVETTKIGDLPVINFTSPSQGQKMSHGWLKDNVAFLVLGDNITDAIVPQPKATLASSQLFQNIVPLELKPNNGNFFLDIDRLGIDLTASVLTSLFRLSPDPNTQRMLRNSILPTQAVGITTAISDARSTRFDIFVKLKKVEK; this is encoded by the coding sequence ATGATTAAAGGAAAAAAACCATCACTTTTACTAACCTTGGGAACCACCGCCCTGCTGATTGGTGGCGGCGCAACTGCCTACTGGGTACTAAGCCAGAGAGCGCAGTTATCGGGGATCTTGCCTGCGGGTGCTAACGTGGTTCCCCAAGATGCTTTAGTGGCGCTTTCTGTGTCCACGAATCCAGATCGATGGCAGCAGTTGCACGAGTTTGGCACTAAAGAAAGCCAAGCGGGTTTCGATCGCACTCTCTCCAACTTACGCGATCGCTTCCTCGCGCCCAATGGCTACAATTACCAACAAGATATCCAGTCTTGGGCTGGCAAAGAAGTAACTATTGCCTTTTTGTCACAACAGACAAAATCCCCGGAAGGCAAACTCACCCAACAACCCTCAAAACCAGAACCAGATAAGCAGTCTGTCGTCATAGTATTGCCTATCGACGACCCAGTTCGGGCTATAAAGCTACTAGAACAACCCAACAGTCCCCTCAAACAAGGCAATTGGGTCGATCGCACCTACAAAGGCGTCCAAATCAAAGAAATTAAAGTTCGATCCACTGAGAATTATTCGGCAACGGTATTAGATCGGCGGTTTTTAGTCATCACAACCGATTCCAAAGCAACCGATCGCGCGATCGACACTTATCTTGGCGGTGCATCTCTGGCCACAACTCCCGGCTACTCTCAAGCATTGGAGCAAATAAAAGCCGATCGACCTTTCGCTAAATTGTATGTCAATATCCCCGCAGCGGCATCTGTCGCCAAAAATTTTCAGCAGCAAGTTTCTCCCCAAGGCTTTGTCGAACTCCAGCAGCAGCAAGGCTTAGCGACAACAATTACTCTGGAAAAAGAAGGCATTCGCTTTAAGAGTATTTCCTGGCTCAAGCCGAATAGCCAGAAGAAGTATGCTGTCAAAAATGAAGCTGGTATAATGCCCAAACTACTGCCAGCCGATACATTGATGATGATGTCTGGTGGGAATTTAAAACAGTTTTGGCAGGAGTACGTTCAAGGGGCTGAGTCGAATCCGATAACGCCATTTAAACCCCAAGAATTGCGAAATTTGGTCAAAAATTTCTCAAATCTAGATTTAGATCGGGATTTAGTAGCCTGGATGGGCGGTGAGTTCTCCCTGTGTTTGATTCCGTTTCCTCAACAATCTTCATCTGATTCGCCATCTCTCAATTCAGGTGCGGGAGTGGTATTTATGGTAAAAGCGAGCGATCGCAGCTTAGCTGAAAAATCCCTCCAGCAATTTGACCGGGCTCTAGCCAATAAATACAACTTAAAAGTGGAAACAACTAAAATTGGCGATCTACCTGTAATTAATTTTACTTCCCCATCCCAAGGGCAAAAAATGAGCCACGGTTGGCTAAAAGATAATGTAGCTTTCTTGGTATTGGGCGATAACATAACAGATGCGATCGTTCCCCAACCCAAAGCCACCTTAGCTTCTAGCCAGCTATTCCAAAATATAGTCCCCTTAGAGCTTAAACCCAACAACGGTAATTTTTTCCTGGACATCGATCGTCTCGGTATCGACTTGACAGCCAGCGTCTTAACTTCTTTGTTTCGACTCTCCCCCGATCCCAATACCCAACGAATGCTCAGAAATTCGATCCTCCCGACGCAAGCAGTTGGTATCACCACCGCCATCAGCGACGCCCGCAGCACACGCTTCGACATTTTTGTCAAATTAAAAAAAGTTGAGAAGTAG
- the cofH gene encoding 7,8-didemethyl-8-hydroxy-5-deazariboflavin synthase subunit CofH produces MTIKTVDAILDRTLTGKDISPEEGAVLLKQTDSGALAAIRATADKLRQRQAGDTVTYVINRNINFTNICEQHCSFCAFRRDEGEEGAYWLDLAQILEKATDAVCRDATEICMQGGLNLKAKLNGSSLAYYLRIVKGIKNEFPQLHLHAFSPQEVQFIAREDNLTYESVIAQLRDAGVGSMPGTAAEVLDDRVRRILCPEKINTATWLEIVSTAHRMGLPTTSTMLSGHIETPEQQMWHLSLLRSLQQTALERGYPARISEFILLPFVGQEAPKPLQKRVGRDQPILADALLLTAVARIFLGNWIINHQPSWVKLGLAGATEALIWGCNDIGGTLMEEHITTMAGAKGGTCMEVETLQAAIRSLGRPYQQRDTLYHKLLVGIR; encoded by the coding sequence GTGACTATTAAAACTGTTGATGCCATTCTCGATCGCACTCTAACGGGCAAAGATATTTCTCCCGAAGAGGGAGCGGTACTCTTAAAGCAGACGGATTCAGGTGCTTTAGCCGCCATTCGCGCCACAGCAGACAAACTCCGCCAACGGCAAGCTGGCGACACCGTTACCTACGTTATCAACCGGAATATCAATTTTACCAATATCTGCGAACAGCACTGTAGTTTCTGCGCCTTCCGCCGCGATGAAGGTGAAGAAGGAGCATATTGGTTAGATTTAGCCCAAATTCTCGAAAAAGCGACAGATGCCGTCTGTCGGGATGCCACCGAAATTTGTATGCAGGGGGGACTCAATCTTAAAGCTAAACTTAATGGTAGTTCCCTGGCTTATTACTTGCGGATAGTAAAGGGCATCAAAAACGAATTCCCTCAACTCCACCTGCACGCTTTTTCCCCCCAGGAAGTGCAATTCATCGCCAGGGAAGATAACTTAACTTACGAGTCAGTCATTGCTCAGTTGCGGGATGCTGGAGTAGGCTCTATGCCTGGAACAGCGGCAGAAGTTTTAGACGATCGCGTGCGGCGCATCCTCTGTCCAGAAAAAATTAACACCGCCACTTGGTTAGAAATTGTTAGCACAGCTCACAGGATGGGGTTACCTACAACCAGTACAATGCTTTCCGGTCACATAGAGACGCCCGAACAGCAAATGTGGCATTTGAGTTTATTGCGAAGCCTTCAACAAACTGCCTTAGAACGGGGATACCCAGCTAGGATATCAGAATTCATCCTACTGCCCTTTGTCGGTCAAGAAGCACCTAAACCCTTACAAAAGCGAGTGGGACGCGACCAACCCATTCTAGCAGACGCCCTTTTACTGACAGCCGTAGCCCGAATTTTCCTGGGCAATTGGATAATTAACCATCAACCTAGTTGGGTTAAACTCGGTCTTGCTGGTGCTACCGAAGCTCTCATTTGGGGCTGCAATGACATTGGCGGTACGCTGATGGAGGAGCATATTACTACAATGGCTGGGGCAAAAGGCGGCACTTGTATGGAAGTGGAAACTTTGCAAGCGGCTATTCGTTCCCTGGGGCGTCCTTACCAACAACGGGATACGCTTTATCACAAATTGTTAGTAGGGATTAGGTAA